The Candidatus Cloacimonadota bacterium nucleotide sequence CAAGCCTATCACGCATAGAGCGAGGTAAGAAAAGAAAATCGTACGGTCAAAACCGACGATATAAGTACTAAGCCTGTTCCTTTTCACGCTTTAGTTTCCTTACAATTTCTTTAAATGTATTGCCGCGGTGTTCGAAATTCTTGAATTTATCAAAACTTGCGCATGCGGGGCTTAGTACAATGCTATCTCCCATGGTTGCTTCATCCAAAGCTAATCTGATACATTCTTCAAAATCATCTACCAAAATTAAGGGAACTTTGCCTAACCACGCCTGTTGCATTTTGTAGCGAGAATCTCCGGTTATGTATGCCCGTACTGCATGATCATGCAAGCTCTGGGTAAGTTGCGAGTAGTCTTCTCCTTTATCTGAACCTCCCAGAATAATGCGGATAGGGCGCTCAAACGATTCTAGTGCACTTTTTACGGAATCTGTGTTTGTTGCCTTCGAATCGTTATAGAATTGTACTCCATTTATGCTTGCTACGTATTCCAAGCGATGAGGTAATGGTTTAAAGCTTTTTACTGCTTCCATGGCTTGAGGGATATCCAATTCTAAGGCTTGCGCACAAAGCAGTGCCGCCATAGCATTAAGCTGATTGTGGGGACCCTTGATGGGGAGATCAAAAATTGAAAGACTATTATCTCCTATGCAAATAAACTTGTCTTCCAAATGAGCTGGCGCATTTTTGGCGTCTCTACTAAAATACAGTTTCCAAGATTGCAGACTAATCGCTCGCTTAGTAATTTCCTCAGAATCGAAGTATAGTACGGCAAAATCTTGAGGACTTTGGAAGCGGAAAATATTCATCTTGCTGGAGCAATAATCTGCAAAACCTTTATACCGGTTAAGGTGATCAGGCGTAAGATTAAGCAGAACAGCCACATCGGGAGAAAAACTGGTAGTAAGATCAAGCTGAAAACTACTTATTTCCAAAACGATGTATTCAATACCGGGTTTATGAATAGGAAAACTACAAAATGCATCGCCGATATTTCCTGCCAAAACACAAGATTTTCCCATGCTTTGAATAATGTGATATGTGAGACTGGCGGTTGTACTTTTACCATTTGAGCCTGTGATAGCAATAACCTTACTATCGTTAGCCTTTATTTGCCAACCGAATTCTATTTCGGAGATCATTCTGATATTAGATTTCTTGCCCCTTTTTATAATGGGTGAATTTAAGGGAACGCCAGGGCTTACTATCCAAACGTCACAATCTAAAAGTTTGTCGGTATGTCCTCCAAATTCACAATCGAAATCTTTAACAAGATCTTCTGCAAAGGGAATTTTATCTTTTGATAACAAGTCACTTAGAAATGCAGTTCCACCTAATTCTTTAATTTTATATGCCGCTGCTATGCCGCTGCGCGCCATTCCCAAAATGCCATATTTTAAAGACATATCGAACATTATTTATCCTCTATCGTAGTTTTATAGTACTTAAGCCAACGGCAACCAATAAAATCGCCACAATGTAAAAACGAATCACGATTTTGGTTTCATGAATACCCTTAAGTTCGTAATGGTGATGAATTGGTGCACATAAAAAAATTCTGCGACCAGAACCGAACTTTTTTTTGGTATACTTAAACCAAGTGCGCTGCATTATAACGCTAAAAGTTTCTAATACAAAGATTAATCCAATTATTACCAAGAAAATCTGTTCTTTAAGCAGGATAGAAATTACCGCAAGAATTCCTCCTAATGCCAAAGAGCCCGTATCTCCCATGAATACCTGAGCGGGATAGCTGTTATACCATAAAAACCCGATCAGAGCTCCCATCATGCCAGAAATAAATACAGTAAGCTCGCCAGCGGTAGAGATAAACTCCAGATTAAGATAACCTGCGGCAACAAAGTTACCCTTCAAATAACTCATAATGCCCAAGCCCAAAGCAGAGAAGGCTAGAGTGCCTGCAGCAAGTCCATCTAAGCCATCCGTAAGATTTACTGCATTTGAGCTTCCGATTATCATAAACATAGCAAAAGGGATAAATAGCCAGCCTAAAGGTAGAATTAGGTTTTTAAAGAAAGGAATTTGTAGATTGGTGATATTATCTGCTGGACTAGCATTGTAATATATGGCAAGAGTAAGAATAAGTGCTATTGAAAGCTGTCCCCAAAGCTTATATTTGGGAATTAAGCCCTTTTTGGCCTTAATAAAGTTCTTCAAATAGTCATCCAAAAATCCCAAGATTCCCAACCATAAGGTGCTGAGATATACCATAAGGATTGAAGAATTTGTAAGGATATTCCAAAATAGGGAAGATATCATTAATGCTACCAAGATAATGAGTCCACCCATGGTAGGGGTGCCTGCTTTTATCTGATGCTTTTCTGGCATATCTTCATCGATGCTTTCTACTGCTGCTCTCCGTTTTAACATATTTATGAAGGGGGGGCCAAACAATAGCGTTAGAATCAATGCGGTTATAAAAGCACCAATGGAGCGAAAGGTTACATAACGAAAAACGTTAAAAACTATGGAGTAATCTGCCAAAGGATATAGTAGATGGTACAGCATTAAGCCTCTCCTTTAAGGTGTGGTAAAACTTTTTCCAGATGTATCCCATGTGAAGCTTTTACAAGAATAACTGCGTTGGGTGGAAACTGGGGCAGTTCTGCCACGAGCATGGCGGAGCTAGCGAAGTGCTTATCTGGGTTAGCGTGGTAAAGAAGTGAGTATATTCCTACGCTGTATATATTTTGTTCACTTCTTTCCGATAAGATCGCCCCGATCATTTTATGATACAAATCTGAGCTTTCACCCAGTTCAAGCATATCCCCTAAAATAGCATAATGAGGCAGATGCGGTTGCCATTTATGCCAAAATTCTATTGCTGATTGCATGGATACAGGATTAGCATTGTAACAATCGACAATCAAATAACCATCGTAACGAGGCAATATCTGCATACGCATATCCAAAGAAACAGATTCTTTAAGTGCACTCTGGATCTCCAGATTGCTAAATCCCATTTTTTGTGCTAATACGATAGCAAAAGCTGAATTGATAATATAATGCGGAGCTTTGTAGGGTATCTGCCAGTGATGTTCATTTATATAGAAACTAATTCCGGTTTCGCTCTCTTCGATCCCACAGATTCTATAATCTGCATTTTCGGCATAACCTATGCTTGAACCATCTTCTTTATATACATCAAATCTGGGATCATCGGCAGGGAAAAGCCGTAAATCTAAAGCTCGGTGAAACAATTCGCTTTTTTCGTTGAATACACCATCTTCATCTTTGAAATACTCAAGATGAGAGGGACCAATATTCAAGATAATTCCGGCATCGGGCATAAGGGTATCTGAAAGGAGTTTTATTTCTCCAAAGTGATTAGTGCCCATTTCGAAGATTCCATATTGATGCTTGGGTTCTATCCGAAGAATCGTTTTACAAAGCCCTATGAGATTATTTTCATTCTTTAGGGTTTTCAAAATACTTTGTTTGGCAGAAAACACTTGTGCTATAAGCTCTTTAGTGCTTGTTTTACCTGTAGATCCGGTAAGAGCGATCTTGTATATATCGAACATTTGTAGGTATTTATGTAGGCAGCGCGCTAGTAGTAGTTCGGGGTTTTCAGTTATAATACAACGTGAGTTTGTTATTGCCGCATTTGCAGTTATAGCCATAGTTTCTGGCTTTTGCAGTACCTCTGTCACAAAATTATTACCATCGTAGTTCTCGCCCTTAATGGCGAAAAATACGCTTTTAGGTTTAATGTTTCTACTATCAGTTGAGATATAATGGTAACATTTTGGTTCCAGATAAGTGCTTGTGTCGGGTTCATTTCCGGCAATAATATTCAACAGCATTTTATCTACAGGAAGGATTAGTTCTTCCTCAGTCTTGTCTATTGGGATATTTTCCAATGAGGATATTGCTACTAATTGATCGCTGAAATCATAGCGAATACCATTTATTTCTTGATAGGTTTCGTGACCCTTGCCGCATATCAATACGATATCGTTTTTTCTGGCAAGTCTTATGGCGGCTGCAATTGCCTTGCCTCTATCCCGAATAATCCACCAAGGTAAATGCCAATTGCTATCTTTCACAATTTCATAAATTATTCTTTCCGGATTTTCAAAGCGAGGGTTATCATCTGTAACAATTATGGCGTCGCTATAGCTTAATGCTGCTTTGAGCATGAGGGGACGTTTCCCCTTATCCCTATTGCCCCCTGCGCCAAACACTGTAATGATGCGCCCATGAGGTATCTGCTGCATGCTCTTTAATACATTAGTTATAGCATCGGGACTGTGGGCATAATCTACATACACGCCTATTCCAAGATTATTGGAAACAGATTCTATTCTGCCTTTCACCGGTTTCAAGTTTTGGCAGAGCGTAGCAAACTCAATAGGGTTTATGCCATAGGCATATAATGCCGCACATGCTAGAGCCAAATTATCAACATTGAAGGTTCCGGTTAAAGGACTTTCAATATGGCAAGATTCAAAGAGATTAGAATTAAGCGTAAATTCTGAACCTGCAAGATTAACCTTGCTACTGGTAATCCATATATCACTATCAGGTTTTACGCCAATACTTATCGCCTTTCCGCCAATTTCTTTTATCCGCTCAAGAATGCGAGCGCCATATTCATTATCAGTATTGATAACGCTAATGGCAGAATTTGCCGCAGCTCGCTCGAACAATAAGTATTTTGCTTCGAAATACTCATCCATATCCCGGTGAAAATCCAAATGATCCCTGCTGAGATTTGTAAATAAACAATAGTCAAAATGAATGCTGTAAACTCTATCTAGAGCAAGAGCATGAGAACTTACTTCCATCACTACATGGGTAATTCCATAGTCTAGCATTTGCTTCAAGATTGTATTCAATTCTAAAATATCTGGAGTTGTGTGTGCGGTTGGAAAATCCTCATCCAATATCTTATAGCCTAAAGTACCTATCCAAGCACATTTGATTCCCTTTTGCATTAAGATCTGATGCAATACAAGTGATGTGGTTGTTTTTCCATTGGTTCCGGTAACCCCAAATATGGTCAATTTGGATGAGGGATTATCGTAAAAAAGCTTGGCATATAGTGCTAAAGCCTTGCGGCTATCGGTAACAGTAATGTGAGTTTCATCTGTTTCACCAATACAATAGCTTGCTCCGGCTTGAATTACTTCCGCAATATAATCGTGACCATTGAAATTCTCGCCCTTGATTGCAATAAAGCAATTGCCGGGCTTTATTAATCTATGATCGCAAACCGGGCTTGCCAAAGATATTTTCCCCTCGATTTTACTGTTTACCAGTATCTTGTGCTGCTTATACAGGTTCAATAAATCCAAAATCATAACGATGCCTCCAGAATGCAGATACTGCCGCTGCTAATACGCGAACCCGGTAAAAGAGATTGTTTGCGCACAATGCCGTTACCTATTATGCGGATGGGGATGCTTTGTTCGGAAGCTGATTTTACGGCTTTACGCAAGGTAAGACCCACCAAATCTGGCATACTCCCTTTTGCGAGAATTTCGTTTGTACTTGTGTGTTTACTAACCCCAATTTTGAGAGTAATGGGATGGTTTTTATCTACCGAAATGCCTGCCTTGGGAAATTGATCTGTAACTACAGAAGCACTATCGGGACCTTCAATCTTATATAAAAACCCATATCGGTTAAGGCTGTGTTCTGCTGCTTGGATGCTCATGCCCATCAAATTTGGCATCTTTAGTGAAGTTTGCAATAGACGTTCATTATATGGAAGAATCTGACAATCGGGCATGAAGAGGATATTTTCTACTATCTTTTTGAAAGTGGGCGCTGCACTCATCGAGCCAAACCGATAGTAATGTGAGGGCTCATCGTAGAAAACCACAACCACCATCTGAGGGTCTTCCATAGGGAACATTCCGGCAAATACCGCATTGTACTTACCGCTGGAATAGCCTCTGGTTCCTTCTACGTTTTTTTCTGCAGTACCTGTTTTACCGCCCACACTAATGTAATCCATTTTGATATGAGTTGCAGTGCCATCGTCAACTACATCCTGAATGTATGAAAGCATAGTATCGCAAGCTGCTTTTGAAGATACTTGTCTTAGCACTGAAGGTTCGAAACTTTCAACAATTTCACCGCTATCATTACGAAAACTATCCACAATAATTGGCTTCATCATTTTGCCACCATTTGCAATAGCGCTGTAAGCAGTAGCCAGCTGAAGGGATGTTACCGAAATAGACTGACCAAAGGAAAGCGAATGCAACGAGTAGCCATCCCAGTTCTCTAGCTTGGCAAACATTCCGCTTGATTCTCCAAAGAGACCAAGAGCACTTTTTTGCCCAAAACCCAAGGATATATACTCTTCATAAAGCTTAGTTTTGCCGGTTCGCTCAGCTATTTTTGCCACACCCACGTTGCTGGATTTTGATATAATCTCTCTGGGCGTAAGGGGCCCATAATCATGAGTATCGGTAATAACTCGTCTGCCTATCTGATAGCGACCACATTCAATGCGTTCGGTAGGTTTTACCAGTTTGTGTTCCAATGCAGGTAGCATACTAATTGGCTTGAGAGTGCTGCCCGGTTCATACATAAAGCTCGCCGGAATATTGGATTTTGTACGCACCACATTCTGATCGTCTTCAATATCCTTGCTCGAAACACCAGCCAAAGCCAAGACTCTGCCGGTTTTAGGTTCCATAACAACTGCGCCGCCATGTGCTGCGCCATACTTTTCAACACCTTCATAAAGAGCATTTTCTACAATTTCTTGAATATTGGCGTCGATAGTAAGATATATACTATTGCCATTATGGGGCTTTTTTTCATGTAAATCTGGATATGGCACTCTATTACCATTAGCATCCAGAACAATTTCACGCCAACCATATTCACCGGAAAGAATCTTATCGTAAGTAGCTTCTATTCCGCAGATTCCAGAAAGCTTGTATAAAGACTTACTGTCTGTCATGGGATCGTAGCCATTTGAAGCTTCACTAACTGCGCCCATTAACCGCGCAGCCAATATTCCTTTAGAATAGATTCTGCGCATAGAAGAAAAATTGTGGATCAATCCGGGGATTTTTTTGCTATTAAACTCTTGAATGATCTTATCCAATTCAGCTTCACTGATGCGGTTGCTTATTTGTATCGAAGTATTTTTACTGCCCATATTCATACGGCGTAAGATAGCGCTTCTTTCTAAATTGCTGTTGTTGGCTATAAGCTCGGTAACCATATTAAAAGCTTCGCTTTGAGAGTATTCTTTTTTTTGCGCCCATGTATTTACTGCAGCACGGTCGATATCCAGTTGATAGTAACTCACACTGGAAACCAGCATATTCCCCTTGGCATCAAAAATAGCTCCCCGTCGAGGTATAAGTATTTCTTTGCGTGGAATATACCGCACTCTTCTGAGATGAGCAAAATTGAATGGATCCAAAATCTGGATGCTGAACAGATATGCACTCCACAACAGAGCTGCGACGCCAAAGAGAACTAGCAATAAATAGAAGCGAGACCGCATGACATCA carries:
- the mraY gene encoding phospho-N-acetylmuramoyl-pentapeptide-transferase, with product MLYHLLYPLADYSIVFNVFRYVTFRSIGAFITALILTLLFGPPFINMLKRRAAVESIDEDMPEKHQIKAGTPTMGGLIILVALMISSLFWNILTNSSILMVYLSTLWLGILGFLDDYLKNFIKAKKGLIPKYKLWGQLSIALILTLAIYYNASPADNITNLQIPFFKNLILPLGWLFIPFAMFMIIGSSNAVNLTDGLDGLAAGTLAFSALGLGIMSYLKGNFVAAGYLNLEFISTAGELTVFISGMMGALIGFLWYNSYPAQVFMGDTGSLALGGILAVISILLKEQIFLVIIGLIFVLETFSVIMQRTWFKYTKKKFGSGRRIFLCAPIHHHYELKGIHETKIVIRFYIVAILLVAVGLSTIKLR
- a CDS encoding PASTA domain-containing protein, with product MRSRFYLLLVLFGVAALLWSAYLFSIQILDPFNFAHLRRVRYIPRKEILIPRRGAIFDAKGNMLVSSVSYYQLDIDRAAVNTWAQKKEYSQSEAFNMVTELIANNSNLERSAILRRMNMGSKNTSIQISNRISEAELDKIIQEFNSKKIPGLIHNFSSMRRIYSKGILAARLMGAVSEASNGYDPMTDSKSLYKLSGICGIEATYDKILSGEYGWREIVLDANGNRVPYPDLHEKKPHNGNSIYLTIDANIQEIVENALYEGVEKYGAAHGGAVVMEPKTGRVLALAGVSSKDIEDDQNVVRTKSNIPASFMYEPGSTLKPISMLPALEHKLVKPTERIECGRYQIGRRVITDTHDYGPLTPREIISKSSNVGVAKIAERTGKTKLYEEYISLGFGQKSALGLFGESSGMFAKLENWDGYSLHSLSFGQSISVTSLQLATAYSAIANGGKMMKPIIVDSFRNDSGEIVESFEPSVLRQVSSKAACDTMLSYIQDVVDDGTATHIKMDYISVGGKTGTAEKNVEGTRGYSSGKYNAVFAGMFPMEDPQMVVVVFYDEPSHYYRFGSMSAAPTFKKIVENILFMPDCQILPYNERLLQTSLKMPNLMGMSIQAAEHSLNRYGFLYKIEGPDSASVVTDQFPKAGISVDKNHPITLKIGVSKHTSTNEILAKGSMPDLVGLTLRKAVKSASEQSIPIRIIGNGIVRKQSLLPGSRISSGSICILEASL
- the murD gene encoding UDP-N-acetylmuramoyl-L-alanine--D-glutamate ligase, which encodes MFDMSLKYGILGMARSGIAAAYKIKELGGTAFLSDLLSKDKIPFAEDLVKDFDCEFGGHTDKLLDCDVWIVSPGVPLNSPIIKRGKKSNIRMISEIEFGWQIKANDSKVIAITGSNGKSTTASLTYHIIQSMGKSCVLAGNIGDAFCSFPIHKPGIEYIVLEISSFQLDLTTSFSPDVAVLLNLTPDHLNRYKGFADYCSSKMNIFRFQSPQDFAVLYFDSEEITKRAISLQSWKLYFSRDAKNAPAHLEDKFICIGDNSLSIFDLPIKGPHNQLNAMAALLCAQALELDIPQAMEAVKSFKPLPHRLEYVASINGVQFYNDSKATNTDSVKSALESFERPIRIILGGSDKGEDYSQLTQSLHDHAVRAYITGDSRYKMQQAWLGKVPLILVDDFEECIRLALDEATMGDSIVLSPACASFDKFKNFEHRGNTFKEIVRKLKREKEQA
- a CDS encoding UDP-N-acetylmuramoyl-L-alanyl-D-glutamate--2,6-diaminopimelate ligase; this translates as MILDLLNLYKQHKILVNSKIEGKISLASPVCDHRLIKPGNCFIAIKGENFNGHDYIAEVIQAGASYCIGETDETHITVTDSRKALALYAKLFYDNPSSKLTIFGVTGTNGKTTTSLVLHQILMQKGIKCAWIGTLGYKILDEDFPTAHTTPDILELNTILKQMLDYGITHVVMEVSSHALALDRVYSIHFDYCLFTNLSRDHLDFHRDMDEYFEAKYLLFERAAANSAISVINTDNEYGARILERIKEIGGKAISIGVKPDSDIWITSSKVNLAGSEFTLNSNLFESCHIESPLTGTFNVDNLALACAALYAYGINPIEFATLCQNLKPVKGRIESVSNNLGIGVYVDYAHSPDAITNVLKSMQQIPHGRIITVFGAGGNRDKGKRPLMLKAALSYSDAIIVTDDNPRFENPERIIYEIVKDSNWHLPWWIIRDRGKAIAAAIRLARKNDIVLICGKGHETYQEINGIRYDFSDQLVAISSLENIPIDKTEEELILPVDKMLLNIIAGNEPDTSTYLEPKCYHYISTDSRNIKPKSVFFAIKGENYDGNNFVTEVLQKPETMAITANAAITNSRCIITENPELLLARCLHKYLQMFDIYKIALTGSTGKTSTKELIAQVFSAKQSILKTLKNENNLIGLCKTILRIEPKHQYGIFEMGTNHFGEIKLLSDTLMPDAGIILNIGPSHLEYFKDEDGVFNEKSELFHRALDLRLFPADDPRFDVYKEDGSSIGYAENADYRICGIEESETGISFYINEHHWQIPYKAPHYIINSAFAIVLAQKMGFSNLEIQSALKESVSLDMRMQILPRYDGYLIVDCYNANPVSMQSAIEFWHKWQPHLPHYAILGDMLELGESSDLYHKMIGAILSERSEQNIYSVGIYSLLYHANPDKHFASSAMLVAELPQFPPNAVILVKASHGIHLEKVLPHLKGEA